One segment of Halomonas sp. TD01 DNA contains the following:
- the ovoA gene encoding 5-histidylcysteine sulfoxide synthase encodes MTSTNSPAGLQESTSFGLFPRTVMLAGNDPDATRRDIEACFIATFDRYESLFTTLVSEEAYVRKSIPLRHPLIFYLGHTATFFVNKLVLAKLLPTRIDPNMESIFAVGVDEMSWDDLNDDHYEWPSVSEVMSYRAMVRAAVLTLIRELPLSLPVDWDSPFWPIVMGIEHERIHLETSSVLIRQQQLHLVTPQREWEPVSISGEPPENSLITVPGGGVTLGKSFDDPWYGWDNEYGHHKAEVDEFKASQFLVSNSEFLEFVEAGGYLSDTFWSEEGLGWRNFAKATHPTFWVWKNEWFLRLMTEEVEMPWDWPVEVNFHEAKAFCNWKSEQIGQPVRMPTEDEWHRLVEEAGVTELESDTPANANLHLDHGASSCPVTRFQHGQWFDVVGNVWQWVETPTYPFPGFDVHPLYDDFTTPTFDNQHNLIKGGSWISCGNETRLSARYAFRRHFFQHAGFRYVVSDAEVTLPSAYYESDARMAEYAEFHYGDDWFGIANFPQALANRALASLAGKQKKRALDLGCASGRSSFELAREFEHVDGVDFSANFIRQGVEMAEQKVLRYTRVEEGELVSYQERTLASLGLEKSASRVSFHQGDACNLKPQFSNYDLVLAANLIDRLYKPAQFLQTVHQRINAGGILMIASPYTWLEEYTPKEEWIGGFKKDGENVSTLDGLKALLEPNFRMISAPEKVPFVIRETMHKYQHSLSEVTLWERRS; translated from the coding sequence ATGACTTCCACCAATTCACCCGCTGGGCTGCAGGAATCGACATCATTCGGCCTTTTCCCCCGTACCGTGATGCTGGCTGGTAATGATCCTGACGCGACACGCCGGGATATTGAGGCCTGCTTTATCGCAACGTTTGACCGCTACGAGTCGCTTTTTACCACGCTGGTGAGCGAGGAAGCATACGTAAGGAAGTCCATTCCGCTTAGGCACCCGCTGATATTCTACCTCGGGCATACCGCGACGTTTTTCGTCAACAAGTTGGTGCTGGCTAAACTTCTGCCCACCCGTATCGATCCCAATATGGAGTCTATTTTCGCTGTGGGCGTCGATGAGATGAGCTGGGATGACCTGAATGATGATCACTATGAGTGGCCGTCAGTCAGTGAGGTCATGAGCTACCGCGCCATGGTTCGTGCGGCGGTACTCACCTTGATCCGTGAACTACCGCTTTCGCTGCCAGTCGATTGGGATAGCCCGTTCTGGCCAATCGTCATGGGTATCGAGCACGAGCGGATTCACCTGGAAACGTCGTCAGTATTAATCCGTCAACAGCAGCTTCATCTGGTAACCCCCCAGAGAGAATGGGAGCCGGTGAGCATTAGCGGAGAGCCACCGGAAAACAGCCTGATCACAGTGCCAGGGGGAGGGGTAACCTTAGGCAAGTCCTTTGACGACCCTTGGTACGGCTGGGATAACGAGTACGGCCATCACAAGGCTGAAGTGGATGAGTTCAAGGCTAGCCAGTTCTTGGTGAGTAACAGTGAGTTTCTTGAGTTTGTAGAAGCTGGCGGCTATTTGAGCGATACGTTTTGGTCTGAAGAAGGGTTGGGTTGGCGCAACTTTGCTAAAGCGACGCATCCCACGTTTTGGGTGTGGAAAAACGAATGGTTTCTGCGCTTGATGACAGAAGAAGTTGAAATGCCCTGGGATTGGCCGGTGGAGGTTAACTTCCACGAAGCCAAAGCCTTCTGCAACTGGAAAAGCGAGCAGATTGGTCAGCCTGTGCGCATGCCGACAGAAGATGAATGGCATCGCTTGGTTGAGGAGGCAGGTGTCACCGAACTTGAGAGCGATACGCCTGCCAACGCCAACCTGCATCTGGATCATGGCGCTTCTTCCTGCCCAGTGACCCGATTCCAGCACGGTCAGTGGTTTGATGTCGTGGGCAACGTCTGGCAATGGGTGGAAACTCCCACCTATCCGTTTCCAGGATTTGACGTGCATCCGCTATACGATGACTTCACCACACCGACTTTCGACAATCAGCATAACCTGATCAAGGGTGGTTCCTGGATATCGTGTGGTAACGAAACGCGTCTTAGTGCCCGCTATGCGTTCCGGCGTCATTTTTTCCAGCATGCGGGTTTCCGCTATGTGGTGTCGGATGCCGAGGTTACGTTGCCCAGCGCCTATTATGAAAGCGATGCCCGCATGGCTGAGTATGCAGAGTTTCATTACGGCGATGATTGGTTTGGCATTGCCAACTTCCCGCAAGCATTGGCTAACCGGGCGTTGGCCAGTCTGGCCGGTAAACAGAAGAAACGCGCCCTGGATCTAGGATGTGCCAGCGGACGCTCCAGTTTTGAGCTGGCCCGTGAGTTTGAGCACGTTGACGGCGTAGATTTCTCAGCCAATTTTATTCGCCAGGGCGTGGAGATGGCCGAACAGAAAGTGCTGCGATATACCCGAGTGGAGGAGGGTGAGCTGGTCAGTTATCAGGAGCGTACGCTGGCGAGCCTGGGGCTGGAAAAGTCGGCGAGCCGCGTTAGCTTTCATCAAGGTGATGCGTGCAATCTCAAGCCGCAGTTCAGCAATTACGACCTAGTGCTGGCCGCCAATTTGATCGACCGGCTCTATAAACCTGCACAGTTTCTGCAAACGGTCCATCAGCGCATCAATGCAGGCGGCATCTTGATGATCGCCTCGCCTTATACTTGGCTGGAAGAGTACACGCCCAAGGAAGAGTGGATTGGTGGGTTCAAGAAAGATGGTGAAAACGTTAGCACGTTGGATGGCCTTAAAGCGCTGCTTGAACCCAATTTCCGGATGATTAGCGCCCCTGAAAAGGTACCCTTTGTGATCCGTGAGACCATGCATAAATACCAGCATAGCCTCTCGGAAGTCACGCTATGGGAGCGTCGCTCCTAG